The Candidatus Sysuiplasma acidicola genome includes a window with the following:
- a CDS encoding 4a-hydroxytetrahydrobiopterin dehydratase, which translates to MSEIRKMTDSEIADWLSAHPEWKVEDGKLSRSLNFMNFADAFSFMTRVALEAEKMNHHPEWFNVYSKVKIALVTHEVGAISSLDFELAARIDEALLKYRMR; encoded by the coding sequence ATGTCTGAAATCAGAAAGATGACTGACAGTGAGATCGCCGACTGGCTGTCGGCCCATCCGGAATGGAAGGTCGAAGACGGGAAACTTTCCAGGTCTCTGAACTTCATGAACTTTGCAGACGCTTTCTCATTCATGACAAGAGTGGCGCTTGAGGCGGAAAAGATGAATCATCATCCGGAATGGTTCAACGTTTATAGCAAAGTTAAGATTGCGCTTGTCACTCATGAAGTAGGTGCCATAAGCAGCCTCGACTTCGAACTGGCAGCGAGAATTGATGAGGCACTGCTCAAGTACAGGATGCGCTGA
- the trxA gene encoding thioredoxin — MDKPIVVTDASFKETISKHPLVVVDCWADWCQPCKMIAPTVEELAKELKGKVVFGKLDVDSNSAVPSEYGIMSIPTLLIFKGGKQVDAIIGAVPKPVIKSAIERHMK, encoded by the coding sequence ATTGACAAGCCAATAGTTGTGACCGATGCCAGCTTCAAGGAAACAATAAGCAAGCATCCGCTGGTTGTGGTGGACTGCTGGGCAGACTGGTGCCAGCCGTGCAAGATGATCGCACCTACAGTTGAGGAACTCGCGAAGGAACTTAAGGGAAAAGTAGTCTTCGGTAAGCTTGATGTCGACAGCAATAGTGCTGTACCTTCAGAATACGGCATAATGAGTATTCCCACACTGCTTATATTCAAGGGCGGCAAGCAGGTGGACGCCATAATCGGAGCGGTTCCGAAACCAGTGATCAAATCGGCGATAGAGCGGCACATGAAGTAA
- a CDS encoding helix-turn-helix domain-containing protein has product MSFEISVVSNTPLTPLNDLDEVLSIFLAEIGYISPGYTPRNDAADVESSIPFRIFRDYFLLRAGRPWIVDEIAVDIGATKATVYRHINKLKGLDILEEVYIEREGQRKKGYRIRYGNISKAWNFTESNIQAAMESYRKTVDHIQKLTELKK; this is encoded by the coding sequence ATGTCATTTGAAATTTCGGTCGTCTCAAACACACCCCTTACTCCGTTAAATGATCTGGACGAAGTGTTATCAATTTTCCTTGCAGAGATAGGCTATATTTCTCCCGGTTATACACCCAGAAATGATGCAGCGGACGTCGAGAGCAGCATTCCATTCAGGATATTCCGCGATTACTTTCTCCTGAGAGCAGGGCGTCCATGGATTGTGGATGAAATAGCAGTGGACATCGGAGCGACAAAAGCCACCGTGTACAGGCATATAAACAAGCTTAAGGGTCTTGACATACTGGAAGAGGTTTATATCGAGAGAGAGGGCCAGAGGAAGAAGGGATATAGAATAAGATACGGCAATATCAGCAAAGCGTGGAACTTTACCGAATCCAACATTCAGGCGGCGATGGAATCATACAGGAAAACAGTGGACCACATACAGAAACTTACGGAGTTGAAAAAATGA